A part of Syntrophales bacterium genomic DNA contains:
- a CDS encoding DUF47 family protein, which translates to MRLIPKDEKFYDLFEELADKIDEGARLFLDMLYNYDTFEPRLVKLKEIEHEADIITHRTYEKMHKTFLTPIDREDIYALVNKMDSILDMTEASAVRMSLYKVKKPAEELIEQAKLLTEATRLVKTIVRDLRDMKNAPSILKNCIEINTIENAGDSILRSTMAKLFERETDPFEVIKWKEIFERFEEALDVCEDVSNIVEGIVLKNA; encoded by the coding sequence ATGAGACTCATTCCTAAAGACGAAAAGTTTTACGATCTATTTGAGGAATTGGCGGATAAGATTGACGAAGGTGCACGGTTATTCCTCGATATGCTTTACAATTACGATACGTTCGAACCACGTCTTGTAAAACTTAAAGAAATTGAGCATGAGGCAGACATAATAACACACCGTACATACGAAAAGATGCACAAAACCTTCCTTACTCCCATTGATCGTGAGGACATATACGCGCTGGTAAACAAAATGGACAGTATTCTTGACATGACAGAGGCCTCGGCAGTGCGAATGTCCCTATATAAAGTTAAAAAACCCGCAGAGGAACTAATAGAACAGGCAAAATTATTAACAGAAGCAACCCGTTTAGTGAAAACCATAGTTCGAGATTTGAGAGACATGAAAAATGCCCCCTCCATCCTGAAGAACTGTATAGAGATAAACACTATTGAAAATGCTGGAGATTCTATACTGCGAAGCACAATGGCCAAATTGTTCGAACGAGAAACCGATCCATTCGAAGTAATTAAGTGGAAGGAAATCTTTGAACGCTTTGAGGAAGCACTGGATGTCTGCGAAGACGTATCGAACATTGTGGAAGGAATCGTACTGAAAAATGCTTAA
- the gmk gene encoding guanylate kinase has product MEGKSSLYIVVSAPSGTGKTTMCSELLKSCPNLVFSVSYTTRPKRPGEIEGRDYHFVSKEEFLAKLERGDFLEWAENFGYLYGTDEVAIKEALLQGKDVLVDVDHRGAKILKERLPGGVFVFILPPSFEELYKRLARRGCEARETLESRFARARDEIKEVFWYDYIIVNDDLSEAVRKLRAIYLAEKCRRDRMMRFVEELWENEFINNGRFYGKNNN; this is encoded by the coding sequence ATGGAAGGTAAAAGCAGTTTGTATATAGTTGTATCGGCACCCTCGGGGACAGGGAAAACGACAATGTGTTCAGAACTTTTGAAATCATGTCCGAACCTTGTGTTTTCCGTTTCCTACACCACCAGGCCAAAAAGACCGGGGGAAATTGAAGGTAGAGACTACCACTTTGTGTCCAAAGAGGAATTCTTGGCAAAGTTGGAAAGGGGTGATTTTTTGGAGTGGGCAGAGAATTTTGGATACCTTTATGGCACGGATGAAGTAGCTATTAAGGAAGCTCTGCTTCAAGGTAAGGATGTTCTTGTTGACGTGGATCACCGAGGTGCTAAGATTTTGAAGGAACGGTTACCTGGGGGTGTTTTTGTTTTTATTTTGCCACCCAGTTTTGAGGAGCTTTACAAAAGGTTGGCCCGTCGGGGTTGTGAAGCAAGGGAGACTTTGGAATCACGTTTTGCTAGGGCAAGGGATGAGATAAAGGAGGTTTTCTGGTATGATTATATTATAGTTAATGATGATTTGAGCGAGGCAGTGAGGAAACTGCGGGCTATTTATTTAGCCGAGAAGTGCCGCAGGGATCGTATGATGCGATTTGTTGAGGAACTTTGGGAAAATGAGTTCATTAATAATGGGAGGTTCTATGGCAAGAATAACAATTGA
- a CDS encoding DNA translocase FtsK: MAEKDSKVFRNPQEIKGLIFSTVGLVLLLSLGSYNPHDPSFTNFVAEPEKVHNLIGTFGSYTADTLIRLFGISSLLLPVGSFIVAYRYFAKQKYSINPTAVFCYAGLIIALSTFTAQITEYVSIYGTKIRTGGWFGYLVKNFLKTYLNTVGCALISVVFLILCILSVLDFSLIHFLKNAYVKLKTLTKTKEEISESTSVYVATFPEKPELNFGDASPVRIAEPDTLKAEIEVHKTLEENETAYTLPPLTLLDDPGKREIRMRREALLANARILERKLADFGVLGKVVEIHPGPVITMYELEPAPGVKINRITSLSDDLALALKATSIRMIVPLPGKSAIGIEIPNPEREQVKLKTTLDTETFHNTTYKIPIALGVDIVGNPVIADLTRMPHLLIAGTTGSGKSVFLNAMLLSILFKASPNEVKLILIDPKRLEFSLYEGIPHLLHPVVLDPKKAANVLRWAVEEMERRYRIMGELGVKSINNYNETIEKSSSAPNPLPYIVIFIDELADLMLVAQRNVEESLARISQMARASGIHLIIATQXPSVDVITGVIKANFPTRISFQVSSKVDSRTILDQLGAETLLGDGDMLFMPPGTSKLMRIHGPYVSDSEILKVVDFVKNQAKPTYDETIILWEEEKAAPKTEEYDEKYDAAVSLVCELGQASISLIQRYLKIGYNRAARIIERMEAEGIVGPSDGVKPRKVLVQKKPGHSH; the protein is encoded by the coding sequence ATGGCTGAAAAAGATAGTAAGGTGTTCAGAAATCCTCAAGAGATAAAAGGGCTGATATTTTCAACCGTGGGTCTTGTTCTTCTACTCTCCCTAGGATCTTACAACCCACATGATCCATCTTTTACAAATTTCGTTGCAGAACCTGAGAAAGTCCACAACCTAATAGGCACATTTGGTTCCTACACTGCCGATACACTTATCCGGCTTTTCGGCATAAGTTCTCTACTTTTACCCGTAGGGTCCTTTATAGTTGCGTACCGTTATTTCGCAAAGCAGAAATACTCGATAAATCCGACCGCTGTTTTCTGTTATGCCGGTCTAATAATTGCTCTTTCTACATTTACCGCTCAAATAACTGAATACGTAAGTATCTACGGTACGAAAATCCGTACTGGAGGATGGTTTGGTTATTTGGTCAAGAACTTCCTTAAAACATATCTCAACACAGTTGGTTGTGCTCTAATATCTGTGGTATTTCTTATACTGTGTATTCTCTCTGTGCTTGATTTCTCTCTCATACACTTCCTCAAGAATGCATACGTGAAATTGAAGACTCTAACCAAAACAAAAGAAGAAATTTCGGAAAGTACTTCGGTGTATGTTGCCACTTTTCCAGAAAAGCCCGAACTCAACTTTGGTGATGCCTCACCGGTAAGAATCGCAGAACCAGACACGTTAAAAGCAGAGATTGAGGTTCACAAAACCTTAGAGGAAAACGAAACAGCATATACACTTCCACCATTGACACTTCTTGACGATCCAGGGAAAAGGGAAATACGCATGAGAAGAGAGGCACTTCTCGCCAATGCCAGGATACTGGAGCGCAAGCTTGCTGATTTTGGCGTACTAGGAAAGGTAGTGGAGATACATCCTGGACCAGTTATCACGATGTATGAACTCGAACCTGCTCCGGGAGTGAAAATCAACCGAATAACCTCTCTATCCGATGATCTCGCCTTAGCCCTAAAAGCAACCTCAATTCGAATGATTGTACCACTACCGGGAAAATCAGCCATCGGTATTGAGATACCAAATCCGGAAAGAGAACAGGTCAAATTGAAAACCACGCTGGATACTGAAACATTCCACAACACAACCTATAAAATTCCCATAGCCCTTGGCGTAGACATTGTGGGTAACCCTGTGATAGCCGATTTGACCCGTATGCCCCATCTACTCATTGCGGGAACAACTGGTTCGGGGAAAAGTGTATTCCTCAATGCCATGCTCTTGAGTATACTCTTTAAAGCATCTCCCAACGAGGTGAAACTCATACTCATTGATCCCAAAAGATTAGAGTTTTCCTTGTATGAAGGTATACCTCACCTCCTCCATCCTGTCGTATTAGACCCTAAGAAAGCCGCCAATGTACTCAGATGGGCTGTTGAGGAAATGGAGAGACGTTATCGTATAATGGGAGAACTGGGGGTGAAAAGCATAAATAATTATAATGAAACAATTGAAAAAAGTTCCTCTGCACCAAATCCGTTACCCTATATCGTAATTTTCATCGACGAACTTGCTGATCTAATGTTGGTGGCCCAGCGCAATGTGGAGGAGTCATTGGCACGCATTTCACAGATGGCCAGGGCCTCAGGAATCCATCTGATAATTGCCACCCAAAGNCCTTCTGTTGACGTGATAACAGGTGTAATTAAGGCGAACTTCCCCACCAGGATATCCTTTCAGGTCTCCTCAAAGGTGGATTCACGGACCATTCTGGATCAACTGGGAGCTGAAACACTCCTCGGTGATGGTGACATGTTGTTCATGCCGCCCGGTACATCAAAACTTATGCGCATACACGGACCATACGTTTCAGATAGTGAAATCTTGAAAGTAGTGGATTTCGTGAAGAACCAGGCAAAACCTACATACGATGAAACCATCATCTTGTGGGAAGAGGAAAAAGCTGCCCCAAAAACCGAGGAGTACGACGAGAAATACGATGCCGCGGTGTCCCTCGTCTGTGAGCTAGGACAGGCCTCCATTTCCCTTATTCAACGGTATCTGAAAATAGGTTACAACAGAGCGGCTAGGATAATTGAACGGATGGAAGCTGAAGGTATTGTTGGTCCATCCGATGGAGTGAAGCCCCGAAAGGTTTTAGTACAGAAAAAACCCGGTCATTCCCATTGA
- a CDS encoding polyprenyl synthetase family protein, which produces MTFTEFNAIRISMNFQDVLDSLQLDLNIVESWLIKSLNSDVALIPEIGHYIIGSGGKRFRPLLLLAAARLCGCCDERIYPLSAVVEFIHTATLLHDDVVDGADTRRGKTSVNFIWGNAASVLVGDYLYSKAFQLATKHGNMAILNLLAEITNSMAEGEVLQLAKLGNIHLTEAEYLNIIEKKTAHLMGATCTIGAMLNGENEIKISALRDFGTNIGCAFQIIDDTLDYIAEDKEWGKSLGKDIEEGKVTLPLIVTLGRCQPKEKSFIKKVIQERRNLKEELKEIATLVNKYGGISYAVCRASEFVQAGKKALGAFPNSEFREAMFVLADFVLERRK; this is translated from the coding sequence TTGACATTTACGGAGTTTAACGCTATACGGATTAGCATGAACTTCCAAGACGTTCTCGACAGCCTTCAGCTCGATCTTAACATTGTGGAATCGTGGTTGATTAAATCACTGAACTCCGATGTAGCCCTAATCCCAGAAATTGGACACTACATTATTGGCAGTGGGGGAAAACGATTTCGTCCCCTTTTACTACTCGCTGCGGCAAGGTTATGTGGCTGCTGTGATGAACGGATCTACCCCCTCTCTGCCGTCGTGGAATTTATTCACACAGCCACACTACTCCATGACGATGTCGTTGATGGTGCGGACACCCGTCGCGGAAAAACATCGGTAAACTTCATATGGGGTAACGCAGCAAGTGTGCTCGTGGGGGACTATCTATATTCAAAAGCTTTTCAATTGGCAACAAAACACGGAAACATGGCGATACTTAACCTGCTCGCAGAAATCACAAACTCAATGGCAGAAGGGGAAGTATTACAACTGGCGAAGCTGGGAAATATACATCTGACAGAAGCGGAATACTTAAACATCATCGAAAAGAAAACAGCCCATCTGATGGGTGCCACATGTACAATTGGAGCTATGCTGAACGGGGAAAACGAGATCAAAATATCAGCTTTAAGAGATTTTGGCACCAATATAGGATGCGCTTTTCAGATCATAGACGACACATTGGATTACATAGCCGAAGATAAGGAATGGGGTAAATCCCTGGGAAAAGACATAGAAGAGGGAAAGGTTACATTGCCCCTAATTGTAACCCTAGGTCGCTGTCAGCCTAAAGAAAAGTCGTTTATAAAAAAGGTAATTCAGGAACGTAGGAACCTCAAAGAGGAACTGAAAGAGATTGCTACTTTAGTAAACAAATACGGAGGAATAAGCTACGCTGTATGCCGCGCTTCGGAATTTGTACAAGCTGGCAAAAAAGCCCTTGGGGCTTTCCCAAACAGCGAATTCCGAGAGGCTATGTTTGTCCTTGCCGATTTTGTCTTGGAACGCAGAAAATAA
- a CDS encoding DUF4416 family protein, whose translation MSVLKISPPVKLIVSLLSRNVGLIGKCIGILAEEYGRPDFISELFDFNYTDYYEEEMGKELKRRFVSFESLIMPDVLPEVKRRMNELEDRWRVGEKRQINIDPGYISEGHLILATGKPYAHRPYIGKGVWADLTLIFQHGEFRGLPWTYPDYASSTVRRMLGGIRRKYLEQLRWLRS comes from the coding sequence GTGAGTGTTCTTAAGATATCTCCACCTGTGAAGCTTATCGTTAGTTTACTATCCAGGAATGTTGGTTTAATTGGAAAGTGTATTGGTATTCTAGCAGAGGAGTATGGAAGACCGGATTTCATAAGTGAGTTATTTGATTTTAATTACACGGATTACTACGAAGAGGAAATGGGGAAGGAATTGAAGAGAAGGTTTGTGTCTTTTGAATCGCTAATAATGCCCGATGTTTTACCAGAGGTGAAACGGAGGATGAACGAACTGGAAGACAGATGGAGGGTTGGGGAAAAGAGGCAGATAAATATAGACCCGGGGTATATCTCAGAAGGACATTTAATTCTGGCTACGGGAAAACCATATGCCCACCGGCCTTACATTGGCAAAGGAGTGTGGGCAGATTTAACTCTCATATTCCAGCACGGTGAATTTCGGGGATTGCCCTGGACATACCCGGATTATGCTTCATCGACTGTACGGCGGATGCTGGGGGGTATAAGGAGGAAGTATTTAGAGCAGTTGAGGTGGTTGAGGTCATGA
- a CDS encoding inorganic phosphate transporter, producing MSYLIILIIVALIFDFINGFHDAANSISTIVSTRVLSPRYAVIWAAFFNFAAIAIAGTPVAKTIGTGIIRPEIIDNNIIFSALAGAIIWNLITWAYGLPSSSSHALIGGLIGAGVMKSGIDVLVWSGFLKTFSFIFISPLIGLILGFTLMVITLNLSRNSNIAQSTKRFRKLQLVSAAIYSLGHGMNDAQKTMGVIAAVLFSEGLIGPVFHIPYWVEFICYTTIALGTMFGGWRIVKTMGTKITKLQPIGGFCAETAAAFSIIGASIGGIPVSTTHTIAGAIMGVGATKRLTAVRWGVAGKLLWAWILTIPLSATIAAVIFAIISSIQL from the coding sequence ATGAGTTATTTAATCATCCTAATAATTGTTGCGCTGATCTTCGATTTCATAAACGGGTTTCATGATGCAGCTAATTCTATATCAACAATAGTGTCCACTCGGGTACTATCACCACGCTATGCCGTTATATGGGCCGCCTTCTTCAATTTCGCAGCAATCGCAATAGCTGGAACCCCAGTTGCTAAAACAATTGGCACAGGTATCATACGTCCTGAAATAATAGACAACAACATCATATTCTCAGCACTAGCTGGTGCTATAATCTGGAACTTAATAACTTGGGCTTATGGCTTACCAAGTAGTTCCTCCCACGCTCTCATAGGAGGACTAATCGGGGCTGGGGTAATGAAATCGGGTATAGACGTCCTAGTGTGGAGTGGTTTTTTAAAAACTTTTTCCTTCATCTTTATCTCACCTCTCATAGGGCTCATTCTGGGGTTCACTCTGATGGTAATAACCCTTAACCTCAGCCGTAATTCCAATATAGCTCAGTCCACAAAAAGGTTCCGTAAGTTACAACTCGTTTCAGCTGCCATATATAGCCTAGGACATGGTATGAATGATGCCCAGAAAACAATGGGAGTTATTGCAGCCGTTCTGTTCAGTGAAGGTTTGATAGGACCAGTATTCCACATACCTTACTGGGTGGAGTTTATATGTTACACTACCATCGCACTCGGCACAATGTTCGGAGGGTGGCGGATAGTAAAGACGATGGGCACAAAGATCACAAAACTGCAGCCCATAGGTGGTTTCTGCGCAGAAACAGCAGCGGCATTTTCCATAATAGGAGCCTCCATAGGTGGTATACCCGTGAGCACAACCCACACTATAGCGGGAGCCATTATGGGAGTAGGTGCAACAAAAAGGCTCACCGCTGTGAGATGGGGTGTAGCGGGGAAACTCCTGTGGGCCTGGATTCTTACCATACCACTTTCTGCAACTATTGCGGCGGTTATTTTTGCAATTATATCCTCTATTCAGCTATAA
- a CDS encoding PfkB family carbohydrate kinase, with product MRGYTVPRSRAIGLVDRFTCASVFVVGDLMVDHFIWGKVTRISPEAPVPVVEVESDRLLLGGGANVMNNIYALGGQVYGAGVVGDDEMGRYIINELRMRNVDTNGVVIEPNRKTTIKTRIIAHNQQVVRFDRESRKPIDVQSEEHILGVLETLRDRIGAIVVSDYGKGVVTETLMKGIRELVKGSGIVVCVDPKKNNYSIYRGADVVTPNNHEAERVVGYEIRDRSTLLRAGNEILTTYDLRAVLITRGEEGMSLFEKGSDTIHTEFPANAREVFDVTGAGDTAIGVFAPCFGGRGQFQGGCVPG from the coding sequence ATGAGAGGTTATACAGTGCCACGGTCACGGGCAATTGGTCTTGTAGATAGATTTACCTGTGCGTCCGTTTTTGTTGTGGGAGATCTGATGGTTGATCACTTCATTTGGGGTAAGGTTACCAGAATTTCACCGGAAGCTCCGGTCCCTGTGGTTGAGGTGGAGTCGGATAGGCTGCTTCTCGGAGGTGGTGCCAACGTGATGAATAACATTTATGCCCTTGGTGGGCAGGTCTATGGCGCAGGTGTTGTAGGTGATGATGAAATGGGCCGGTATATTATAAATGAACTTAGGATGAGAAATGTCGATACGAATGGTGTTGTTATCGAACCGAACAGAAAAACTACCATAAAGACAAGAATTATTGCACATAACCAGCAGGTAGTCAGGTTTGACAGAGAGAGTCGCAAACCCATTGATGTACAGAGTGAGGAGCACATATTGGGAGTGTTGGAAACGCTTAGAGACAGAATTGGTGCTATTGTTGTTTCTGATTATGGAAAAGGAGTTGTAACAGAAACGCTTATGAAGGGTATCAGAGAATTGGTAAAGGGTAGTGGTATTGTCGTATGTGTTGACCCGAAGAAGAATAATTATAGTATTTATCGTGGGGCGGATGTGGTTACGCCGAATAATCATGAAGCTGAGCGGGTAGTGGGTTATGAGATCCGTGATCGAAGCACTCTTTTGCGAGCAGGAAATGAGATTCTAACCACCTATGATCTAAGGGCGGTTCTTATCACGCGTGGTGAAGAGGGTATGAGTTTGTTTGAGAAAGGAAGTGATACGATTCACACAGAGTTTCCTGCCAATGCCCGTGAGGTATTTGATGTAACTGGAGCCGGGGATACAGCGATAGGTGTTTTTGCTCCTTGCTTTGGCGGCAGGGGCCAGTTTCAAGGAGGCTGCGTTCCTGGCTAA
- a CDS encoding YicC family protein — protein MIASMTGYGRAEGVVRGKRIIVELKSLNHRFLEIVLRLPPSLSYWEYEIRKKLAGAFSRGRIEVTVWMDNLSDGGDLETLPSVNIQLARRYLELLKLLKTELSLGGEVDVSLIALFKDIFVTPGHMCSSMFEWNDLEGIFQSAICALKEMRIREGESLKEDLIGRVNQVSEYLDFIEERSPWVVREYRERLIDRIRELLDAKDVDENRIYQEVAFFAERCDVTEEIVRLRSHIDQFHKLLADGGVIGRKIDFLLQEMNREINTVGSKSNDITITKYVIDVKNEIAKIREQAQNIE, from the coding sequence ATGATTGCCAGTATGACTGGTTACGGTAGGGCAGAAGGAGTGGTGAGAGGTAAGAGAATTATTGTAGAGTTAAAATCACTTAATCATAGATTTCTAGAAATAGTGTTACGCCTTCCGCCTTCTCTTTCTTATTGGGAATATGAAATAAGGAAGAAACTTGCAGGCGCATTTTCCCGAGGTCGCATCGAGGTGACCGTTTGGATGGATAATTTAAGTGATGGAGGGGATTTAGAGACCCTCCCTTCTGTGAATATCCAGCTTGCACGTCGGTACTTGGAACTTTTGAAATTGCTTAAAACGGAGCTAAGTCTCGGAGGCGAAGTCGATGTTTCTCTCATCGCTCTTTTTAAAGATATTTTTGTTACCCCGGGTCACATGTGCTCGAGTATGTTCGAATGGAACGATCTGGAAGGGATTTTTCAGAGTGCCATATGTGCACTTAAGGAAATGCGTATTAGGGAAGGGGAATCATTGAAGGAAGACCTCATAGGTCGTGTAAATCAGGTAAGCGAGTATTTGGATTTCATAGAAGAACGTTCACCTTGGGTTGTTCGGGAGTACCGTGAAAGGTTAATAGATCGCATAAGGGAACTTCTTGATGCAAAAGACGTTGATGAAAATAGAATCTATCAGGAAGTTGCCTTTTTTGCCGAGAGATGTGATGTTACAGAAGAAATTGTCCGTCTTCGAAGTCACATAGATCAATTCCACAAATTGCTTGCAGATGGTGGGGTCATTGGTAGAAAGATAGACTTTTTACTACAGGAAATGAACAGGGAAATTAATACTGTTGGTTCTAAAAGCAATGATATAACGATAACTAAGTACGTGATTGATGTTAAGAACGAGATTGCAAAGATAAGGGAGCAAGCGCAGAATATTGAGTGA
- the rimO gene encoding 30S ribosomal protein S12 methylthiotransferase RimO, with translation MLPKAIKPNRAIKFHIISLGCPKNLVDSEVMAAELEKSKFQQTSNMKEAEIVIINTCAFIVPAKEESIEEILKAALLKKKKEGRCRLLIVTGCLPQRYKYDLADALPEVDLFIGTSEWPAIPLFVNLLMKGKNEVPKIIIGSPKFLMTCHFKRKLFTPAHIAYLKIADGCSNRCSYCVIPDIRGPLRSRHPEDITKEAQNLVSMGVKELIIVAQDTTAYGTDIWGTSRLIDLLEKLNSIRGIRWIRLLYTYPTKISDDLLKSIVQMDKLCPYLDMPVQHADDTILKAMNRKGSVKEIREIVDKTRTLIPDVALRTSLIVGFPGEMRNHFQRLLRFIREVQFDHLGAFIYSPEEGTPASLMKSTVPDKTKKRRWQKIMEEQAIISTEINNRLIGTKQEVIIDGKSDIPEFPYLGRCRRQAPEIDGVTYVKGENLSPGDIVTCRIVRSDTYDLFGEVENR, from the coding sequence ATGCTCCCCAAAGCAATAAAACCGAACAGAGCGATTAAGTTTCACATCATCAGCCTTGGCTGTCCAAAAAATCTCGTTGATTCAGAAGTAATGGCTGCAGAACTGGAAAAGAGCAAGTTCCAACAAACTTCAAATATGAAGGAAGCGGAAATTGTAATTATAAATACCTGTGCTTTCATAGTCCCGGCGAAAGAAGAGTCAATTGAAGAAATATTGAAGGCCGCACTGCTAAAGAAAAAAAAGGAAGGAAGATGTCGCTTGCTTATTGTCACTGGATGCCTCCCCCAACGGTACAAATATGACCTTGCTGATGCATTACCAGAGGTGGATCTATTCATAGGCACCTCTGAATGGCCAGCCATTCCACTTTTTGTGAATCTGCTGATGAAAGGAAAAAACGAGGTACCAAAAATCATCATTGGTTCCCCAAAATTCCTTATGACATGCCATTTTAAGAGAAAACTCTTCACACCAGCCCACATAGCATATCTAAAAATAGCGGATGGGTGTTCCAATCGGTGCTCCTATTGCGTAATACCTGATATTAGAGGACCTCTCCGAAGCAGACACCCCGAAGATATAACAAAGGAAGCTCAGAATCTCGTGTCAATGGGTGTTAAAGAGCTGATCATCGTAGCACAAGACACCACAGCCTATGGGACAGACATTTGGGGAACATCGCGATTGATCGACCTGCTGGAAAAACTCAACAGCATTCGAGGCATACGGTGGATCCGCTTGCTCTACACATATCCTACAAAGATCTCAGATGATCTTCTAAAAAGCATAGTCCAAATGGACAAGTTGTGTCCATATCTCGATATGCCTGTGCAGCACGCAGATGACACAATCCTTAAGGCAATGAATAGAAAAGGCAGTGTTAAAGAGATAAGAGAAATCGTGGACAAAACCAGAACGCTAATACCTGATGTGGCACTCAGAACTTCCTTAATAGTTGGTTTTCCAGGAGAAATGAGAAACCACTTCCAGAGGCTTTTAAGGTTCATAAGGGAAGTACAATTCGACCATCTTGGAGCGTTTATCTATTCTCCAGAAGAGGGAACACCGGCATCACTTATGAAATCCACCGTGCCAGATAAAACGAAAAAGCGTAGGTGGCAAAAAATCATGGAAGAACAAGCCATCATTTCTACAGAGATAAACAACAGGCTTATCGGGACAAAACAGGAGGTGATAATCGATGGGAAAAGTGATATTCCTGAATTTCCTTATCTTGGCCGGTGTCGACGTCAGGCTCCAGAGATTGACGGGGTTACGTACGTGAAAGGAGAAAACCTTTCACCTGGAGATATAGTAACGTGCAGGATTGTTAGAAGCGACACATACGACCTATTCGGCGAAGTGGAAAATCGTTGA
- a CDS encoding DUF47 family protein, with translation MIFIPKKHQFSDKFEILADKLIECAKLLLDTLNNSAHFSTSLSRITELEHEVDMITHNIYQDLHTSFMTPLDREDIYTLANEMDNIADRIESAMIKMDIYRIRQTSPGLLSLASILFSSVSLIREAIYAMRKRKTQASRILELCVEINSQENQADQILHQEIAVLFETMNDPLELLKWKDILENVEEATDICEDVSNILEGIILKYG, from the coding sequence TTGATTTTCATACCTAAAAAGCACCAATTTTCCGATAAATTTGAGATACTAGCAGACAAGCTCATCGAATGTGCAAAATTGCTCCTAGATACACTTAACAACAGCGCTCACTTTTCCACTTCTTTGAGTCGCATAACAGAACTGGAACACGAAGTGGACATGATTACCCACAACATATACCAGGATCTTCACACAAGTTTTATGACCCCACTAGATAGAGAAGATATATACACACTGGCCAACGAAATGGACAACATAGCTGATCGAATAGAGTCAGCGATGATTAAAATGGACATCTACCGAATAAGGCAAACCTCACCGGGACTTTTAAGTTTGGCGTCTATTCTTTTCAGTTCAGTAAGTCTAATCCGAGAAGCGATTTACGCTATGAGAAAGCGCAAAACACAAGCTTCTAGAATCCTGGAATTGTGTGTGGAAATCAATTCCCAGGAAAATCAAGCCGACCAAATACTTCACCAGGAGATAGCCGTACTTTTTGAAACCATGAATGACCCACTGGAACTGCTAAAGTGGAAGGACATCTTGGAAAATGTTGAAGAAGCTACAGATATTTGTGAAGACGTATCAAACATATTGGAAGGTATTATACTTAAGTATGGGTAG
- a CDS encoding 1-acyl-sn-glycerol-3-phosphate acyltransferase gives MGIKARSALIVTTSVAVTAFFSVYALIFALIGAGENSIHKIARIWARILLRIANIKVDVKGKENVIPDKPQIFMANHQSDLDVLITLAHVPGQFRWIAKKELFRIPVFGRAMKKAGYIPIDRENRQEALKSLNEAAMKIKEGKSVMSFPEGTRSADGTIKPFKQGMFYLAIQSGVPIVPITIIGAAELMKKRSLTVKPGTIKLIIDKPVDVSSYTLETRYELIEQVRNIIIQNFNTGYKNDSDG, from the coding sequence ATGGGAATAAAAGCTAGATCTGCTTTGATAGTAACCACATCAGTCGCTGTAACAGCATTTTTCTCAGTTTATGCTCTGATCTTTGCCCTAATCGGGGCAGGGGAGAACTCCATACATAAAATAGCAAGGATATGGGCAAGAATTCTACTCCGCATCGCAAACATCAAAGTGGATGTTAAAGGAAAAGAAAATGTAATTCCAGATAAACCACAGATCTTCATGGCCAATCACCAAAGTGACCTCGATGTACTCATAACCTTAGCTCACGTACCGGGACAATTTAGATGGATTGCCAAAAAAGAACTCTTTCGTATCCCTGTATTCGGCAGAGCAATGAAAAAAGCTGGGTACATACCCATTGACAGAGAAAATAGACAAGAAGCACTGAAGAGCCTCAATGAGGCAGCAATGAAGATAAAAGAAGGTAAGTCTGTCATGAGTTTCCCAGAAGGAACGCGCAGCGCAGACGGAACAATTAAACCCTTCAAACAGGGAATGTTCTATCTTGCCATCCAATCGGGCGTTCCCATTGTGCCAATAACTATAATTGGTGCGGCAGAGCTTATGAAAAAACGGTCCCTTACGGTCAAACCGGGTACAATAAAGCTAATAATAGATAAGCCCGTTGACGTATCATCCTACACCTTAGAAACGCGGTACGAGCTCATCGAACAAGTAAGGAATATCATTATTCAGAACTTTAACACCGGCTATAAAAACGATTCTGATGGCTGA